ACGTTAGTCCTAACGCACCCTACCATAACTCCTGGTATAAACTAATAACTGAGTGGAGATGATGCCAAAGTTTGCTTATCTTGACATTTCTCATTGTTCGTTGATTTGAGAATCGACTTTACCGTATTCCGGGCGTAGCGACGGTTGCGAGTTAAGTGCTTAACCAGTCCCTTTTGCCTCAAGCTAAAGATAAATCGGGTGATAACCTCTGCAAAACTTGCTTTAATACCATCGCTGTCCAATCTATATCAGCTTCAGTGGTATAACGCCCTAATGTCATGCGAATTCCGCCTAAAGCAGCTTTTTGGGGATAGCCCATTGCTAAAAGTATCGGGCTGGGGCTAAGTTTACCACTGCGACAGGCAGCACCGGCACTGATGCCAATACCAGCCTGGTTTAACTGTCGCACTAAGGTTTTGCCGCTAAGCTTTTCACCATCGGCATGTTCTAGGCAGAAACTAACATGGTGAGGTAAACGCCGATCGCGATCGCCTGTTACTATTAAACCAGGAACATCTGCTAATAAATCAAACAAGCGATCGCGTAATTTGATTAACCTTGGTGTTTCACTGGCTAATTCTTGTGCTGCTAGTTCGGCTGCTACACCAAAACCTGCAATGGCTGGTACAGGTTGAGTCCCAGAACGCTGTCCCATTTCTTGTCCACCACCACAAATTAAGGGCGCTATCTCTACACCAGGACGCACATATAATGCCCCTGCACCCAAGGGCCCATATAATTTATGACTGGACATACTCAGCAAATCTACGGCTAATGTTTGCACGTTGATGGGCAAGCGTCCCACAACTTGCACTGCATCTGTATGAAACAAAACTCCATGCGATCGGGCAATATTTCCCAATTCTACAATTGGTTGCAATGTCCCTACTTCACTTTGCCCGTAAATTATGGAAACTAAAACCGTGTTACGTCGCAATGCGGCTTTTAATTCCAGCGGGTTAACTCTGCCTTTGGTATCCACCGCTAGGCGCGTGACTTCCCAACCCCACATTTCTAGCAACCGCGCTGTTTCTGAAATTGCTGAATGCTCAACGTTGGAGATAATTATATGTTGAGGCACGGTGTACAACCGAGCCACACCCATAATTGCTTGATTGTCTGCTTCAGTGCCGCCGGAAGTAAAGATAATAGATTCAGCTTGGGCAGCGTTAATTAAACCAGCTACTTGCAGCCTAGCCTGTTCCACAATTGTTGCTGCTCGTTGTCCCCATTCATGTAAGCTGGAAGGATTGCCCCACTCTTGGGTGAGGACTGTTTGCATAGTAGCGATCGCTTCTGGGCGAGTGGGAGTAGTAGCACTGTAATCTAGATATATTTGCATATCACTAATAGTTGAGTGGAATCACAAGCTGGCGACAGACTGCTTATCTTTTGAGCATATATAGATAAGTTAATAATTCATGACAAAAGGGAAATATTTCTACATCAGTGAGATGGATTGTTTCATAATTTTCAAACTATTTTTCTACCTAATTTGGTGTACTCGATTTTGGGAATTATAAATAGGTTAACTCCCAATCCACTTTTAGCAGATTACTGTGCAAATTTTGCCTCAGCCAAAGTATTTTTTGATCTTTTTGATGATATTGGCGATCGCCGCTTGTCAACGAGTCCAGTCTTACAATAAGCGTCTAGCACCTTTACCGCAAGATCCGTTCGTTAAAGTTTACTTTAATCATTCCCAGTCTTGGGAGTACAAAGAACCTTACCGCCAGCAAACTCGTCTTGGGGATAATTTAGAAAAACAGATTGTCGATGCTATTTATCAAGCTAAATCTACTATAGATGTAGCGGTACAAGAATTACGTTTACCCAAAGTTGCCCAAGCACTAAGAGACAAACAGCAAGCGGGAATCAAAGTCAGGGTAATTTTGGAAAATACCTACAGCCGTCCTTGGATTACCCAGACAGCGGATGAAGTCAAGAAGTTAGCGCCAAGGGAACAAGAACGTTACCGCGAATTTCAGAAATTTCTAGATATTAATCAAGATCATCAAATCAGCCCAGAGGAAATTAAGCAAAGGGATGCATTGATCATTTTACAAAATGCCAAAATCCCTTGGATTGATGATCGTGCAGATGGTTCAGCGGGTAGCAGCTTGATGCATCACAAGTTTGTGATTGTGGATAATCGCCTTGTGATTGTGACTTCAGCCAATTTTACTTTAAGTGATACTTTTGGTGATTTGACAAATCTTAGTAGTTTAGGTAATGCCAATAATTTCTTACAAATTGAAAGTTCCGAATTAGCATCGTTATTTACTGAAGAATTTAACATCATGTGGGGCGATGGCCCAGGGGGCAAATTAGATAGTAAATTTGGTGTGAAAAAACCCATGCGATCGCCAAAAACAATCACCTTAGGTGAAACTCAAATTACAGTGCAATTTTCCC
Above is a window of Nostoc sp. UHCC 0702 DNA encoding:
- a CDS encoding cysteine desulfurase codes for the protein MQIYLDYSATTPTRPEAIATMQTVLTQEWGNPSSLHEWGQRAATIVEQARLQVAGLINAAQAESIIFTSGGTEADNQAIMGVARLYTVPQHIIISNVEHSAISETARLLEMWGWEVTRLAVDTKGRVNPLELKAALRRNTVLVSIIYGQSEVGTLQPIVELGNIARSHGVLFHTDAVQVVGRLPINVQTLAVDLLSMSSHKLYGPLGAGALYVRPGVEIAPLICGGGQEMGQRSGTQPVPAIAGFGVAAELAAQELASETPRLIKLRDRLFDLLADVPGLIVTGDRDRRLPHHVSFCLEHADGEKLSGKTLVRQLNQAGIGISAGAACRSGKLSPSPILLAMGYPQKAALGGIRMTLGRYTTEADIDWTAMVLKQVLQRLSPDLSLA
- a CDS encoding DUF655 domain-containing protein, which produces MQILPQPKYFLIFLMILAIAACQRVQSYNKRLAPLPQDPFVKVYFNHSQSWEYKEPYRQQTRLGDNLEKQIVDAIYQAKSTIDVAVQELRLPKVAQALRDKQQAGIKVRVILENTYSRPWITQTADEVKKLAPREQERYREFQKFLDINQDHQISPEEIKQRDALIILQNAKIPWIDDRADGSAGSSLMHHKFVIVDNRLVIVTSANFTLSDTFGDLTNLSSLGNANNFLQIESSELASLFTEEFNIMWGDGPGGKLDSKFGVKKPMRSPKTITLGETQITVQFSPNSATQLWSQTSNGLIGKTLNSAQKSIDMALFVFSEQRLSNILETRHQQSVAIRSLIDSQFAYRYYSEALDMMGVALSNKCKYELDNHPWKNPITTVGIPTLAKGDLLHHKFAVIDSQTVITGSHNWSDAANNGNDETLVVIESPTVAAHYIREFDRLYSNAKPGLPPKIQEKIKLEKQKCPQIITPDSSVNQGISQININTATLEELITLPGVGKKLAQRIINSRQQQKFTSLQDLERVPGVSNKMLDKWRDRLSL